Below is a genomic region from Apodemus sylvaticus chromosome 14, mApoSyl1.1, whole genome shotgun sequence.
TTCATGTTCAACGAGACACTagctcaaaaactaaggtggaagACATCCTCAGGCctctatacacatgtgcatgcacataggaacacatacacatagcatATACAAAAAATACACTGCAAATTTCATCATTAGTATAAAGATACACATGCCAACTTGAATTCCAGTCttcaaaaatgtattaaaatgatCATATTTTTGGTTTAAAATGTCTAAGTAGTATTCTgcagggggaggtggggtggTAACCTTTAATCCTTGTACTAAGATTAAAGAGATAAAGACAATGGAGGTACATGTATGAGTTTGAGTCTACCTATCTCCTATAGTTCAGCTAACGTAAGGGTTCAGATCCAACCTGCTCTACTAGAGAGCTTAAATACAGAAATACCCAGAGAATAGATTATccaaccccacccctacccctagGAATCAAAGAAATTCAAACACAATGTCATCATTTATCAGGCTGAATAACAAGGAAAAATGATCTATGTGATTGTTACAATGAaactggcccccataggctcatgtatttgaatgtttggtcccaaGTTGGTGGAACTGTCCTTGTGAAGGATTAGACATGACCTTGTTGGAGCAGATGTGTCactggagtgggctttgaggtttcaaaaacctaCACCAGGTCCAGTGTCACtttctctgcctgtggatcagaatgTAATGCTCTCAGCCACAGCTCCGGTGCCGTTACTGACTGCTTTCTGCCACGATAATCATAGACTAATCCTCTAACACTGTACacaattaaatgttctcttttgTTAAGagctgccttgatcatggtgtctcttcagaacaATGGAATAGTAGGAAAACTGTGtggacaaaagagaaaaataacttgCTAAATATAAGTAGTAAAGCAgacaaaagaaatattaatagAAGCCTAATACTTGAATACTAAGAAGACGTCTAAACTATAACACCTATTTTTCCTGACCCTTAGAAAATACTCTGAAAAAAAAGCATATACCCAAACTGTACTTCAAAGTTACTATGGATCTGACTGTCTGGGTTATCCCCAGACAGTCTACCACTGGTGGCAAGTATTACAGTACATTACAGTATTACAATGAGCAGACAACTATTCCTCTTGAGTATGCACACATAACCAAGTCTAACTTGGCTGCATTTAACCAGAATGAATTTACACACAGCAATTCAATTTTTGACATAAACCCCCACCCCTCCTCagtcttgattttttaaaaaccagatCATTTCTAGACTGCATTTCTTTGTTATAAGCCAAAACAAATTGGAGTATTGGCACTGTAAGTCTTGGTATCTTTCCTAAGTCTCAGACCTTTCCTCCGCATGCTCTGCTGCCTGAATCTTTAAGTCAATGATCCTAAGCTTCTATCTATGGGTCTTCTTCCACAGTGAACACATCTGAACCACTTCTATTACATATAGCCAAGCACATTGTGAGGAAACATGGGCCAACTCAGCTCAGCTAGGTCACACTGCTAGGAACTAAGCAATGAGACCAAGAGTTCAGGGACAAGAATAAAATGACAGGAATCCAGCTGCATCACTGAGCATCATAtgacctcagagaaattgtattACGTACCTGTTTGATCACCTTcctcattaaaaaggaaacatccTGACATggtagacacacacaaacacaatccaCCCCTCGGGAGGATACACTAGGGAGACTGAGAGTTTAAAGTCAGTCTGGGGCACACAGTGAGATGAtctaaaagcaagcaagcaaacaaacaaaaccaaaaaccattaaacaaaacaaaacaaacttcaacaaaacgaacttaaaaaataataataaaataggcGCAATAGTAGTACAAATTATCACTAAGTCATTCTAAGGCTTTAGAAGATAATTTAGTACCTAGAACACCAGGCACCAAAGATGCTTCAATAAATTAAATGCTCACTACTACTCACTAAAAGATAATTCAGCAGTTTAAGTCTATGCTGGGTCTCTATGTTCTAGTAGCATCTACAAAGAGCTTGAGATTATGTAATTCTGAAAATAACTAGCAAAGCTGTTATATAGGTGTCTGATCCTAGGTACATTTAGAGTAATCACTTATAAAACCATCACTAAGAAACACTGATCTTTCAACATGGTGAAATGAAAGCCACATTAAAGAATTTTAGTACTATATTCACATGTCCTCGTGCTGATGATACTAATGGGAAATGTGTAGCTCCTGTTCAAATCCATCTAGATATTAACAAATAGAAGTTTCTAAAATAAATCTGTCAaaattagtgtatgtgtgtgtactcaagTACATGGGGTGCACATGTATGTCCACATgtgtacagagacccacagctgacACTGAGACTTCTGTTGCTCTCCACTTGATTCTCTGAAGCAGTCTCAACCGAACCCAAAGTTTGCCGACATGACTACTCTAGCTGCCTGCTTGATtctgcagcctctgcctccaccttctgtTTGGAGAGCGATAGTTGACTGCTACAGTCACCTGGCATTTTAGGTGAGTTCTAGGGATGCAAACTCCAGTCTTCGAGCTCTGCAACAAATACTTTGCCCAATGAAACATCTCTCCAGACATAACAATCAAATTTTCAAAGTTATATTTATGTGACTCATATACTCAAGTTCTCATCAAATCAAGAAGATACAATGGTAATAAAGACAACATAACTCACAGAGCAAGAACAAGCAGAAGTCTTAAGacagacaaaacacaaaatgtacataAATCTAAAATTTAATGCAACGTGGCTAAATTATAAATGCATGTGTGAGCTACCTTCCTCTAACATTATAGAAGCAAAAGTTTTACACTTAATAAAATATACAGAATGTATAAAAGCTCTAATCAGATGTAGACTACCAAGTATAAATGAAGACACCCTATTCAGAAAGAAACCAATCTGAAGTAAACCCATTAACACACATATTGCAAAGGTACCCAAAATGTTTATCATTTACCATTGTACATAGataataaactgtaaaaattaatcTCAGAATCTTAATAAAGGACAATACAGTGACCAGTCTAAGTACATTTTACTTACGGAGCATAAATAGCAGATgtcaaagaaattaaataatgtaTGAGTGAGAAAACATACAGTGTACCATAACAAGGAGTTAGAAAACTGAATATTGTGGAAAAGGTTTATTAATCTGTACAGGTTGGTTTTTAATAAACTAGTGGCTACTTTTACAGTAACTTATCAACGATCTCACTGCAATAGCCTTTTCCTGCCAGTCAGAATTGGAACAATACACCTTTCTCAAACTGTCATTTAGTGTTTTCATTCCCCATCTTTAAAtcacaaaaatatgtttttgaatAGCAACTAGCCATTCATAGAAGCCATAAGATAAGACAGTCATTACGCAACAAGTTACAACTGAGGCACCCGGACAAACACTACCAATCCTGTGAAAAaacatgtttgttttaaaagtggAAGCATTAAAGGAGCTGTAATATACTGTTCATGTTCTTCTGAAACCCAAATGGCAGACAGCCTGCCCGATGCCATGTAACAAAAACATTGCACCAAGATCAGGAACCCAGCGTGTGCAACACAGGATTAATGCCCTGGGTAACTGAGCAAATCACTGGAGTAAATTAAAATACCAAACTTCTTTAACTTAGAAATACTATTTTGGAAGCATCATCAGAACAAATAGAGGTTTAATTATGAATTGGCCTGGGCTATAATCTGAACTGAGAATTTTACTTAGTATTAAGACTCTAAAACATCCTATAAAAGCTGTGACTCATGCTTTGTCATTCCTCAAGGGAACCTCCCCATGTTCTAGTTCTACACCCAGTAATTCAGTAATTATGCAAAAGGGAGAACAAAAGCGACTTGCAGCAACGCTTACTAGACAGatgatagtttaaaaaaatgacatgataAATGTAAATCATAAAATCAAATGTACTCATGAAAGTACATCTATTTTatgttacataaaaaaaaaaaaaaaccaaaataagacaacgaaaaaaaaaaaaaaaaaaccacccccaAAACCCCTACAGACTGCAAACTGTGCATGCTTACCATACCATTTCACCTGGGAAAGCCAGTGAGGGGCTTCTTGCAAATACTCACTGCCATGATAAAAACACTTATGTACAAACTGCAGGGTCCCTAATAGCAGTTAAGAGTTTATATACAGAAAGATGTCACTATCTGACAAATATGCAAGAGATGGAATTCCCAGAGTTTATAGCACAGAACAGTAACCGCCACAGGCTCCACCTCCATGGCTCTCTTCCCTGTGTGACAGCTTGACTCCTTTGTTCTGGTTCTCACTTTCCCACAGTCCAGGAGTCTGAATGATCTTTTCCACAAGCTCTTCGAAGGCACACTGAACCCCGTCACAGGTCTTCGCACTTGCCTCTGGAGTCAAGGAAAAGGACCACAGGGTGATTATATTACACAGTATCTTGTGTTTCTAGAGAATAATTACGGCATAAATAGAAACCTACAAGATACTGACAATCAAATCAGAAATTTCTGCTACATTAGTAATTACTAATTAGTAAATTTCCTCCACTGCCCACACAGAGCTACTTTAACTCTGCCCACTAGTTTATTAGCTTCGCCCTAAGGAATATAAGGTGATTACGACCTACTGTGTCTTCTATATTTTCCTTAGGTTTTCAGTTAACTCTTCAAATGAGCATCCAATGCAGACAGCATTCCTACTTTAAGATAAGGAAACCAAGGCTTCAGCACAGACGATTACCTTGCCTTTTCTGACTGTGTAACTAAGTAGTCATTCCCAGGGATGAAGTGTCTGTCTCTGGGCTCTCACAGGCCTCCAGGCCCAGTGCTACCTGTCTTTCCCACTCTCAAAGGAGACTACTTTCTTGTGTCCCGATCTACTGGGTATCTGAACACTGCCTTGTCCTGTGTCTGGGTAAATTCTTGATTCCCACTTCCCCACACCAATCTGCTTTACTTCAGTCTGCCACTACAAATAATAGGAGTATAAGCCACCTACTACTTGACCAAACTAAAACCCTGGAGATGTCTTTAACTGTTCGCTTTCCTTGGCATCCTCATTCAAGTTTTCATGTACCCAACTTTCCACGACCCACTGGAAGTGACAGCATTCCTTCATTCCTCTGGGCCACAGCGAAAGAAGAAGCAGCTTCTTACTTTCATTTCATAGAACATACTCTACATGCTTCCTTCCTGTTCTAAAACCCACTACACCACCAGCCTCTGGAAATACTTGCTACTGTCTCCACATCTAGGTGTTACCCTGACATTTCTGTGCAGCAAAACCTTTCCCTGAGCGGtcactgtgtgtgttcttcttgACACCTTTCATTCCTATGTAGCACTGCTTACTTATTAAACCGGCTTTCTATACTAGAAAGCAAGCTCTAGGAGGCAGAGCATTTGCCTGTCTGTTCAGTGTTCTATCCTCCATGCTCAGGAAAAGTGGAAAGATGATTCATGGAGATGTGGGAGACGCAGCAATCAATAGTAAAGGTGGCATGCAATTCCCGTCAGAACTGCAGCATACCAGCCACTTACTACATTCTGTTCTGTCTATGTCGGAGTCTTCAAGTTCACCTGCAAGTTCCTACTATCTGAGTAACACGGATATTACTAGGTCAGTAATTCATAAATTTGCTGCCATAGCAGAAATCAGTGTGGGTAATTTTAAACCagactctctcttcctccctccctccctccctccctccctccctctctctctctctctctctctctctctctctctctctctctctctctctctctaagtgtgtgtgtgtgtttgcatgtacatGCAAACTCATGtgctggtgcctgcagaagccaaagGATCCCCCTGATCTGTAAGTCACCTACGTAAGTCTTCTGCAGGAGTGTAAGCATGCTTTACTGCTGAGCTGCCCTCCAGCCTGAGCCTATGTTTAAGAAACATTTGATCCTGTGACAGCAGAGAAAAAAGTTCATAGGTGATTCGGGTACAGTCAGGCCGCTCCTCTAGAAAGGGTGATAAACTTCGGCAGAAGGCTAGAGTAAGGATTTTTGGCTCTGTGCGCCATAAGGCTTGAAGAGAACTACCAAATATTTACGCAGCACAAAAGCAGCCAAACATTGTAAGTATATTAATAAGCATGCCTGTACTTAATATATGTGGGGAATGAGCCATGTTTTAGTTGCCAACCTTGTGGATCAAATTTTTAATGCATAGAAACCATACAAAAATACCACTAAAATTTAGGTTCCAATTAAAAACCTGGGGCGGGGCCTGGGGTGAAGCATTTCTATTAGTATGAAATCCCCAGATGGTGCTGATGCCTGTGTACTAGTAGAAACAAGAGAAAAGGAATCTCATTTTACTGTTAGACTTTGTATCATAAGACAACAATGAACTACATGTATTTCATGGTTTCTTAAGGAAATAATTCAACAGAATCgtaatttaaaagttatttcttaAGACGGGAAATGTTCACTTATACACTTACCTATGAACAACATAGAATGCTTGCGTGCAAATTTCAAGCCTTCATTTCTATCAACTTCGCGGTTTTCCTGTAAGACAAAGGCAGTGCGTTTTAAAGGCTGCCACCTGCATGGGTGGTGTGCAACTATACTCCCAATTACTTACAAGGCCAAGAGGATTTTAATATGGGGACCAGCCTGGGAAAGTTAACAAGACAAAACTAAAATGAATTGGGATATAACGCCATGATAGAACATGTGTTTAACATGCAGAAGTGCTGGGTTCAAATCtcttatctcctcctcctctcccctcccacaaAAGAGCTACCCAAATGTCAAGTGTCTACTTGGTTACCTTATCAATTTTATTTCCAACTAGCATGTTTACTATGTCATTTCTTGTACAGTATGTTTCCAATTCATTTAACCAATTATCCAGTTTAACAAAGGTGTCTCTTCTTGTGACATCATAGactgaaataaaagcaaaaccactagtttaaaagtcacacaaaATAAGAGCAATGACTAACTTCTCACAGTCATTAAATTCTAACATTAGTGTGTAACCAAGTCAGTTTTATATTAATCCTTCACTGCTTAATAGTAAGTATTTAAAACAAACTTAAATCATTAACAAACATAGTAACAGAAAGGAAATTATATCCTGTTGGCAACTGACAATCAGTTACAACAAAACTGCAGCTTGATAAGGAGAGGTCATTTAAGCACAAAATATCTTAATCTAAATCTTAGTAAGATATCAAAATATGACATGACTTCAAACATCTGTTAacctctttttttatatataacaaGGATCAGAATTTGCAACTTAAAAAAAGTAGGTATAGTTATTGTGCTTCCTAGAATTATGTCACTGGcacaagctagaattatctgaATTAATAGTTAAGagaatacctccatgagatcaggctggaagccagcctgtaggtcattttcttaaacagtggttgatatgggagggcccagacTACTGTAAGGATTGCCAAACCTGGACTGACGAGCAAGGTACAGGAggccagccagtgagcagcactcctccatagtttctacatcagctcctgcctccaggttcctgtcctcgttgagttcctgtcctgactttttcCAACGATGGACTatgatgcagaagtgtaagccacATAACCCTTCCCTCCCtagcttgcttttggtcagggtgtttcctcacagcaagaGAAGTATGAGCTCCAATAGAGCCTCAGTGAAAGTGATCCTGCATGGCTCCCCGCTGTTACTTTTGTCTTGTGTCATCTTGCATCATAAAACTGTTTGCTACCCTTAAAAACAGCACAGCCAAATGGAGGATGTCTCTGAACTTCTTAGCAGATTATCTGAAAACCAAATTCTCTGGTTTCTAATTTTGATTGACTATGAATCCTTAATGGTGTTTAATGCTACTTTTGGATAAAAGCCAATTCTAGTAACAAATACTCTCTTCACAGACTGAAGCAAGtgttaatttattaataaatgaggACTAGTTTTGACAATGCTCTAGGACAGATGTGGGTTcattttcaatttatattctCATCAACATTATTTAAACCAAAGATAATAGACTTCTCTTTTTGAAATTTCCAGAGTTGAAAAACTGTTTAACATTCAGTAATATCAAATAAAGTCTCTATAACTTAAAAGTACATATATCtgaacatacaaacataaaaaagtagccctaaagaaaatgaaaatgcgaTTTCCCTGAAACTCCAATGTACAGTATTTTAAACAGTATATTAAAGTAAAATACTTACCTAATATAACTCCCTGTGCACCTCTATAATAACTGGGAGTTAATGTTCTGAACCTCTCTTGACCAGCTGTATCCTGGAAATGACAATCAATCATTACTAAGTAAAGCAAAGTGTAAATAGTATATCTTCAATGCTACTGAACATATTTAAGCAAGtcaaaaaacacattaaaaatactGAGTTAAATACGATGTACGCTTACTCATATTATATAAGTAAAAATCAATATTAGGTCATCTCAGAAAAACACAAGGGAAGGTTTTCTGTCATTACAGTCTCACAATTTTCATCATACATGATAATACATTTCTTTCAAAGTCAtgattcatttgcttattttttcttttatctttttttccccctgagatagtgtttctctgtatagccctggctgtcctgaactcactctgtagaccaggctggccttgaactcaaaaatccacctgtctctgcctcccaagtgctgggatcaaaggtgtgcaccaccactgcccggccaaagtCATGATTCTTAACTTCAGCTCCACAATCAAATATATGTCTAATCCCTAAAGGTTCTGACTGAATCAATCTAGGTtaggaacaagaaaaaaatcctccGAGGTTATTCTGCTGAAAAGCTGAGGACCACTGACTTAAAGAGAGACAATGGACTATCTTATTTGAGGAAAGGGATTTCAAAGTTATGCTTTTAAAAAGAATGCTGTATTTTCTCttagttaaaatataataaaacaaaacattacagagggggaaggggagcagaaggggaaaaagaacaaaggaggaagggaaagagggagggaaagaagtcagaaggtgggggagggatggACTAATTTCATCTTCTTCCAGGCCTGGGTCCTTTCTGATCTTCTTTCCAAAACCCTTCAATTATGTTTCAAGGTCTCTAGGTCCTGACAGGGCTGCATCTGGCAAACTGCTGCTTTAGCCTATTATAATCTGCATTATTATGAAAGGTCTACTAAAGTTTTAAAAGCAGCCAGGCCCGTTCATTTAGCTATCTATATGGCCCAGTGAAAGAGTAGattaaatatttctctctctGGACCTCTGCTGTAAGGTGACCTGGATGACAGTGAAGATGCGTATCAAACCTCATCTCAGCTGCCAGGATCTTATGCAAAACTAAGTTTTGGTATGGAGAAAACACAAACTCCTGCAGATATCAAAAGTGTCCATAACCTCTAAGATGACTGTAAAACTGGAAAGGAATTTTGAAACACCAACTAGAGGTGCCAACAATATGGAGAAAAGAATGTTGTTAAGACAACAGAGTATCTAAAGAAATGCATAGTTTCACAAGAGGAAAAATCACTTCCAGATAAAGAGCTTTGAACAtaggtttttctttcaaatataaatgtaccatctttgctcccagattCATAGCAGCAAGGACGCTACCCCTAGTTCTGCTACATTTGCTTAGATGAAGATATAACAGAGGTAAACTTTCTGAACAAATAATTGTAGTGGAAACCCAATTTCTCTCTTTGAATTCCTGAAGCTTCAAAGTTTCTTACAAATCACTCAATTTGCTTACATGcttaagttttaaaaagcaattatATAAACTAAAGCTTCACCAAGCAGCCTTACCATCTGAAACAGATTGTAACTGAT
It encodes:
- the Rab18 gene encoding ras-related protein Rab-18; the encoded protein is MDEDVLTTLKILIIGESGVGKSSLLLRFTDDTFDPELAATIGVDFKVKTISVDGNKAKLAIWDTAGQERFRTLTPSYYRGAQGVILVYDVTRRDTFVKLDNWLNELETYCTRNDIVNMLVGNKIDKENREVDRNEGLKFARKHSMLFIEASAKTCDGVQCAFEELVEKIIQTPGLWESENQNKGVKLSHREESHGGGACGGYCSVL